The proteins below come from a single Triticum aestivum cultivar Chinese Spring chromosome 5D, IWGSC CS RefSeq v2.1, whole genome shotgun sequence genomic window:
- the LOC123122785 gene encoding protein transport protein sec23-1: MDFAELEAVEGLRWPWHSWPPTPSAAEALVVPTAVLCTPLHPTAPDLLPILPYPPLRCASPACAAALNPFSRVHHASARWSCSFCGSMANPYPRHISPDSIPAELFPTHSSVEYTLPPDPAEVGGGAPPAIVFVVDAATAGDELAALKAELLRVVQGLPEGVRVALVTFSASVWVHDLGFEGCARVVVFNGERELESDKIQQLLGVRHSRYNKLATLKPIEAQRFLLPVSECEFSITSAIEDLSSMSACPRGHRPLRATGAAISTAVALLEGCCSPNTGGRIMVFTSGPMTVGPGLVVETDLGKAIRSHRDIFNGNVPLVEKAQDFYKKVAKRLTDSALVLDLLACSLDQIGAAELRYPVEVSGGLMVLTESFESEQFKSCLRQTFKREGTDYLNMNFNATIEVVTSKEVKICGALGPCISLHRQNSSVSDKEIGEGGTNYWRMSTLNSKTCIAFFFRADCRRDTDPPTVFFIQFMTRYRHGDGSNRLRVTTVARRWAGPRSPEIAAGFDQEAAAAVMARLAVHRAETYHVRDVIRWLDKMLIRFTAKFGNYVPEDPSTFRLSTNFSLYPQFMYYLRRSQFIDVGNSSPDETAFFRLMLNREGVVGSLIMIQPTLFQYSFDGPPIPVLLDVSSISPDVILLFDSYFYIVIHYGSKIAQWRKLGYHKDPNHENLRKLLEAPEVDAEALLADRFPVPKLIKCDQHGSQARFLLARLNPSVTQKSQLSEGSEVIFTDDVCLQVFIEHLQELAVQG; the protein is encoded by the exons ATGGACTtcgccgagctggaggccgtggagggcctCCGCTGGCCGTGGCACTCGTGGCcgccgacgccctccgccgcggAGGCGCTCGTCGTCCCCACCGCGGTGCTCTGCACGCCGCTCCACCCGACGGCGCCCGACCTGCTCCCGATCCTCCCCTACCCGCCCCTCCGCTGCGCCTCCCCGGCCTGCGCCGCGGCCCTCAACCCCTTCTCCCGCGTCCACCACGCCTCCGCGCGCTGGTCCTGCTCCTTCTGCGGCTCCATGGCCAACCCCTACCCGCGCCACATCTCCCCCGATTCGATCCCCGCCGAGCTGTTCCCCACCCACTCCAGCGTCGAGTACACGCTTCCCCCGGACCCTGCCGAGGTGGGGGGTGGCGCCCCGCCCGCAATCGTGTTCGTCGTGGACGCGGCCACCGCGGGGGACGAGCTCGCCGCGCTCAAGGCGGAGCTGCTCAGGGTCGTGCAGGGGCTGCCTGAGGGGGTCAGGGTAGCTCTCGTCACGTTCTCGGCGTCGGTGTGGGTGCACGATCTCGGCTTCGAGGGCTGCGCCAGAGTGGTCGTGTTCAATGGGGAGCGTGAGCTCGAGTCGGACAAG ATACAGCAACTTCTAGGTGTTCGACATTCACGATACAACAAGTTGGCTACACTGAAACCCATTGAAGCGCAGAGATTTTTGTTGCCTGTTTCTGAATGTGAATTTAGCATTACATCTGCAATAGAGGACCTGAGTTCTATGTCTGCTTGCCCACGGGGGCATCGCCCATTAAGGGCTACTGGTGCTGCTATTTCCACAGCTGTTGCTCTTCTGGAAGGTTGCTGCTCACCTAACACTGGTGGCCGAATCATGGTTTTTACATCTGGTCCCATGACAGTGGGTCCAGGACTTGTGGTGGAAACCGATCTCGGCAAGGCAATTCGTTCGCATCGTGACATTTTCAATGGCAATGTGCCTCTTGTTGAAAAAGCCCAGGATTTCTATAAGAAAGTTGCCAAGAGATTGACAGACAGTGCATTAGTTCTTGATCTTTTGGCTTGCTCTCTTGATCAGATTGGAGCTGCAGAGCTTAGGTATCCAGTTGAAGTGTCCGGGGGCTTAATGGTGCTTACAGAGTCATTTGAGTCTGAACAGTTCAAAAGCTGTTTAAGGCAAACCTTCAAGCGTGAGGGTACTGATTACCTTAACATGAACTTTAATGCAACAATTGAGGTAGTGACATCAAAGGAGGTCAAGATTTGTGGTGCCCTTGGTCCTTGCATCTCCCTTCACAGACAAAACAGCTCGGTTAGTGATAAAGAAATTGGTGAGGGTGGGACAAATTATTGGAGAATGAGTACATTGAACAGCAAAACCTGTATTGCTTTCTTCTTCCGAGCTGATTGTAGGCGTGATACCGATCCCCCAACTGTCTTCTTTATTCAGTTCATGACAAGATACCGACATGGTGATGGTAGCAATCGCCTAAGGGTAACGACTGTTGCGAGAAGATGGGCTGGACCTCGATCTCCAGAAATTGCTGCAGGGTTTGATCAGGAAGCTGCTGCAGCAGTTATGGCCAGGCTTGCTGTTCACAGAGCAGAGACATACCATGTTAGAGATGTAATACGATGGCTTGACAAGATGCTtattcgcttcactgctaagttCGGAAACTATGTCCCTGAAGATCCATCTACATTTCGCTTGTCCACTAATTTCTCCCTGTATCCGCAGTTCATGTACTACCTGCGAAGGTCACAGTTCATTGATGTTGGCAACAGCTCTCCTGATGAAACTGCTTTCTTCCGGTTGATGTTGAATAGGGAGGGAGTTGTGGGATCCCTGATCATGATCCAGCCAACTTTATTCCAATACTCATTTGATGGACCACCTATCCCTGTGCTGCTAGATGTCAGCTCCATCTCTCCTGATGTCATTTTGCTATTTGATTCGTACTTCTATATAGTGATTCATTATGGCTCGAAGATTGCTCAGTGGAGGAAACTTGGCTATCATAAAGACCCAAATCATGAAAACTTACGGAAGCTACTTGAAGCACCAGAAGTTGATGCAGAGGCACTATTGGCAGACCGTTTTCCAGTGCCAAAACTCATAAAATGTGACCAGCATGGGAGCCAGGCCAGGTTTTTACTAGCCCGATTGAATCCATCTGTGACACAGAAATCACagctttctgaaggatctgaagtcATATTCACCGACGATGTTTGTCTGCAAGTTTTTATTGAACACTTGCAGGAGTTGGCTGTTCAGGGTTAG